One segment of Actinomyces sp. 432 DNA contains the following:
- a CDS encoding helix-turn-helix domain-containing protein has translation MSQSSSPMPADARAELKDFLTTRRAKVQPQMVGLPVVGGRRRVPGLRREEVAMLAGVSVDYYTRLERGNAAGASDEVLEALASALLLDDAERQHLIDLARTVTPMGRIRRRRGRANSCTIRPDTQWLLDAMPMPAAVRNGSGDYVAANTMARALYHPMFVDPIPEVAAEHPSMARFIFLDPRAREFFPNWQTGAEDLVAMLRLRAGEDPTDPCLQALIGELSTRSREFSDLWARHDVRYVCRNEKVVNHPIVGEIHLCYESAAMATTPGMSMLVYGVEPGSASAEALRLLSSWAATELAPADTATAEPR, from the coding sequence ATGAGCCAGTCGTCCTCCCCCATGCCCGCCGACGCCCGCGCTGAGTTGAAGGACTTCCTAACCACGCGTCGGGCCAAGGTGCAGCCGCAGATGGTGGGCCTACCCGTCGTCGGCGGGCGCCGCCGCGTACCCGGGCTGCGCCGCGAGGAGGTCGCCATGCTCGCAGGGGTGAGCGTGGACTACTACACGCGCCTGGAGCGGGGCAATGCAGCCGGCGCCTCCGATGAGGTGCTGGAAGCGCTCGCCTCCGCGCTGCTGCTGGATGACGCCGAGCGCCAGCACCTCATCGACCTAGCCCGCACCGTCACCCCTATGGGGCGGATACGGCGTCGGCGCGGGCGCGCCAACAGCTGCACCATACGGCCGGACACCCAGTGGCTGCTGGACGCGATGCCCATGCCTGCTGCGGTGCGCAACGGTTCGGGAGACTACGTGGCGGCCAACACGATGGCACGGGCGCTGTACCACCCCATGTTCGTGGACCCGATCCCGGAGGTAGCAGCCGAGCATCCGAGCATGGCCCGCTTCATCTTCCTGGACCCGCGTGCACGGGAATTCTTCCCCAACTGGCAGACAGGCGCAGAGGACCTGGTGGCGATGCTGCGGCTGCGCGCCGGCGAGGACCCGACCGACCCGTGCCTGCAGGCACTCATCGGGGAGCTGTCCACGCGCAGCCGGGAGTTCTCCGACCTGTGGGCGCGCCACGACGTCCGCTACGTGTGCCGCAACGAGAAGGTCGTGAACCACCCGATCGTCGGGGAGATTCACCTGTGCTACGAGTCCGCCGCCATGGCGACCACCCCCGGCATGAGCATGCTCGTGTACGGGGTGGAACCGGGCAGCGCGAGCGCGGAGGCGTTGCGGCTGCTGTCTTCCTGGGCGGCCACCGAGCTGGCGCCGGCGGATA
- a CDS encoding alpha/beta hydrolase, which produces MSTHSGRPRRVLAALTVVLTATGLAACAVLLPATDVSPSAAARATDAAASVPAGLEDFYSQDVDWYPCVDTGMAEAEGAADFTCAYASVPLDYSDPSGRRIDIAMKRRAATGTAIGSLFINPGGPGGSGVSLVESAEGYFSDALMRSYDVIGFDPRGVGSSTAIDCLTDAELDEERAGSGDQASAGSEASDAAAAQDAVAEYVEWYEGKCAANTPADLLDHVDTVSAARDLDVLRAVIGEDLLTYLGYSYGTYLGATYAELFPSNVGRMVLDGAIDPTLSAGEVTLGQAAGFEKALRAYVEDCLSGNKCPLRGDVDAGVSQIQDFLQVTADAPIPTSDPDRPLTYSLAESAILGIMYQSESWSVLSEGLDQAMNHDDGSVLLRVADLFASRQSDGTYRGNGNEAINAINCLDYPVVGDADSWEAEREQLEAISPTFGADLGYSDLYCSVWGHASSRERAEIHASGAAPILVVGTTGDPATPYAWSQALSEQLEDGHLVTWRGNGHTAYGRADACVADAVDNYLLAGVLPEEGLTCG; this is translated from the coding sequence GTGAGTACTCATTCGGGACGCCCCCGCCGCGTTCTCGCGGCTCTCACCGTCGTCCTCACCGCGACTGGCCTGGCCGCGTGCGCGGTGCTGCTTCCCGCCACTGATGTCAGCCCCTCCGCGGCGGCCCGGGCGACCGACGCCGCCGCCTCGGTGCCCGCCGGCCTGGAGGACTTCTACTCCCAAGACGTCGACTGGTATCCGTGCGTTGATACGGGCATGGCCGAGGCCGAGGGCGCCGCCGACTTCACCTGCGCCTATGCGAGCGTGCCGCTGGACTACTCCGATCCGAGCGGGCGGCGCATTGATATCGCGATGAAGCGCCGTGCCGCCACTGGCACCGCGATCGGCAGCCTGTTCATCAATCCGGGCGGACCGGGAGGGTCGGGTGTCAGCCTGGTGGAGTCCGCGGAGGGCTACTTCTCAGACGCCCTGATGCGGTCATACGACGTGATCGGCTTTGACCCGCGGGGCGTGGGCAGCTCCACCGCCATCGACTGCCTGACCGATGCCGAGCTGGATGAGGAGCGCGCTGGGTCGGGGGACCAGGCGAGTGCGGGCAGCGAGGCGTCGGACGCCGCTGCTGCCCAGGACGCGGTGGCGGAGTATGTCGAGTGGTACGAGGGCAAGTGCGCGGCGAACACTCCCGCTGACCTGCTGGACCACGTCGACACGGTCTCTGCGGCCCGGGACTTGGACGTGCTGCGCGCCGTCATTGGCGAGGACCTGCTGACTTACCTCGGCTATTCCTACGGAACATACCTAGGCGCCACCTACGCCGAGCTCTTCCCCAGCAACGTGGGCCGCATGGTCCTCGATGGCGCAATCGACCCGACTCTCAGCGCCGGGGAGGTCACCTTGGGGCAAGCGGCTGGCTTTGAGAAGGCGCTGCGCGCTTATGTGGAGGACTGCCTCAGTGGCAATAAGTGCCCGTTGCGGGGCGATGTTGATGCCGGCGTCTCCCAGATCCAGGACTTCCTGCAAGTCACTGCGGATGCGCCGATTCCGACTTCCGACCCGGACCGGCCCCTGACCTATTCGCTCGCGGAGTCTGCGATTTTGGGGATCATGTATCAGTCGGAGTCATGGTCGGTGCTGAGTGAGGGGCTGGACCAGGCGATGAATCATGACGACGGCTCGGTGCTGCTGCGCGTCGCCGATCTGTTCGCCTCCCGGCAAAGTGACGGCACCTACAGAGGCAATGGCAATGAGGCGATCAATGCCATCAACTGCCTGGACTATCCCGTGGTCGGCGACGCCGACAGCTGGGAGGCGGAGCGCGAGCAGCTTGAGGCGATCTCTCCGACCTTTGGCGCGGACCTGGGTTATTCCGACCTGTACTGCAGTGTCTGGGGGCATGCGTCCAGCCGGGAGCGCGCCGAGATTCACGCCTCCGGCGCCGCCCCGATCCTGGTGGTGGGCACCACCGGTGACCCGGCCACGCCTTATGCGTGGTCGCAGGCCCTCAGTGAGCAGCTGGAGGACGGCCATCTGGTCACCTGGAGGGGTAATGGGCACACCGCCTACGGGCGAGCGGACGCCTGCGTGGCCGATGCCGTTGACAACTACCTGCTGGCGGGCGTCCTGCCGGAGGAGGGGCTGACCTGCGGCTGA
- a CDS encoding asparaginase, whose amino-acid sequence MHIHFTYAGGTIGMIDSPRGLQPGADLGGWLPRLIPGFTETVCTRPPTIPPSPQSPAPGTSSAPGATYSLTTLQPLLDSAETTPYTWQQVIDDVQRHAGCADAFVVLHGTDTMAYTASALSYALIDLEQPVVVTGSQLPLGATDSDAAANLTGAVYALTQGAPRGVHLFFGGRLLAGNRATKTSTWSLQGFESPNTPPLAVAGAPWHWSPRAPRTGVGWSAPLPYTAHDVPVIDMAPGLSSARLKAALTPAPVAVIVRAFGVGNLPAAADGPVNVLAQAVRDGVTVVIASQCPQGEVALGRYAAGAGAAQAGAVGSGDMTLEAAYAKLQFLASQGLRGAELGKWMGRDLAGELTAPATRH is encoded by the coding sequence TCCAGCCCGGCGCCGACCTCGGAGGCTGGCTGCCCAGGCTGATTCCAGGATTCACCGAGACCGTATGCACGAGACCTCCGACCATCCCACCGTCACCACAATCACCTGCCCCGGGAACGTCGTCGGCGCCCGGAGCAACATACTCGCTCACCACCCTGCAACCCCTGCTTGACTCCGCGGAGACCACCCCGTACACCTGGCAGCAAGTCATTGACGACGTACAGCGCCACGCCGGCTGCGCAGACGCATTCGTCGTGCTGCACGGCACCGACACCATGGCCTATACGGCCTCTGCGCTGTCCTATGCACTTATCGACCTCGAGCAACCGGTCGTGGTCACCGGTTCGCAGCTGCCGCTGGGCGCAACCGACTCCGACGCCGCCGCAAACCTCACCGGAGCCGTATACGCGCTCACCCAGGGCGCGCCCCGCGGGGTACACCTTTTCTTCGGCGGCCGCCTCCTGGCCGGGAACCGGGCCACGAAGACTTCCACCTGGTCGCTACAGGGCTTCGAGTCACCAAACACGCCCCCGCTCGCCGTCGCCGGCGCGCCCTGGCACTGGTCGCCCCGCGCCCCGCGCACCGGTGTCGGCTGGTCCGCGCCACTGCCCTACACTGCCCACGACGTGCCGGTAATCGACATGGCACCAGGGCTCAGCTCCGCGCGCCTGAAGGCCGCACTGACACCAGCTCCCGTGGCCGTGATCGTGCGTGCATTCGGCGTGGGGAACCTGCCCGCGGCCGCGGACGGCCCGGTCAACGTGCTGGCCCAGGCGGTCCGGGACGGGGTCACGGTGGTGATCGCCTCGCAGTGCCCTCAGGGAGAGGTGGCGCTCGGGCGCTATGCCGCCGGCGCGGGCGCGGCACAGGCCGGCGCCGTCGGCAGCGGCGACATGACGCTTGAGGCCGCCTATGCGAAGCTGCAGTTCCTCGCCTCCCAGGGGCTGCGCGGTGCCGAGCTGGGGAAGTGGATGGGCCGAGACCTGGCCGGAGAGCTCACGGCGCCGGCCACCCGCCACTGA